Proteins found in one Paludisphaera rhizosphaerae genomic segment:
- a CDS encoding sensor histidine kinase: MNLKLGTRLTIYYVTAIAVVLVGFSIALYLLASKHLNRQAYERLEAALNTLSAAAEIEPDGVTWEPEERSLTFGRRTLEGPLVWRVADERGTRIDGSSTDEPDRKLSRLGVDEGADRRFATFADDSGATWLAMSRRLGRPPTAAAEAPLASPEEGRHEALILSVASSMEGVRSNLRNLALTLAGLSLAVWTVCLTTGRRLCRAALQPLTDMAAAAGAIEGDEPGRRLPIPAADDELAELGRTFNALLDRLGESLERQQRFTGDASHQLRTPLTSVQGQVDLALRQDRSPEEYRRVLTLVQSRTRHLRQIVEGLMFLSRADAEARRPALEEVAIDDWLKAHLDAWPGRGRVEVVHDEEPSSTPCLVHVHGPLLGELLNNLLDNAAKYGPPGSPIQVRLSRRDATVAISVSDEGPGIEPAEIARLFEPFYRTESARLKGAPGVGLGLSVAARIAAVFGGRITVENAAGRGATFTVHLPISERPTSEIVRPEPDSVPAR, translated from the coding sequence ATGAACCTGAAACTCGGAACGCGGCTGACCATCTACTACGTCACGGCCATCGCCGTGGTCCTCGTCGGCTTCTCGATCGCCCTGTACCTGCTGGCCTCCAAGCATCTCAACCGCCAGGCGTACGAACGTCTGGAGGCCGCGCTCAACACACTGTCCGCCGCCGCCGAGATCGAGCCCGACGGCGTGACCTGGGAACCCGAGGAACGCAGCCTGACCTTCGGCCGGCGCACCCTCGAAGGTCCACTCGTCTGGCGAGTCGCCGACGAACGGGGGACGCGGATCGACGGCTCCTCAACGGATGAGCCTGACCGCAAGCTGAGTCGTCTGGGAGTCGACGAGGGAGCCGATCGACGCTTCGCCACCTTTGCCGACGACTCAGGCGCGACGTGGCTGGCGATGAGTCGACGCCTGGGGCGGCCTCCGACCGCCGCCGCGGAGGCGCCGCTGGCTAGTCCGGAGGAGGGTCGCCACGAGGCGCTGATTCTGTCGGTCGCCTCCTCGATGGAAGGCGTGCGATCAAACCTCCGCAATCTGGCGTTGACGCTCGCGGGGCTTTCGCTCGCGGTCTGGACCGTCTGCCTGACGACGGGCCGCCGGCTCTGCCGCGCCGCTCTGCAGCCGTTGACCGACATGGCCGCCGCGGCCGGCGCGATCGAGGGAGACGAGCCGGGACGTCGGTTGCCGATTCCCGCCGCCGACGATGAGCTGGCGGAGCTGGGCCGCACGTTCAACGCGCTCCTCGACCGGCTGGGCGAGTCGCTGGAGCGGCAGCAGCGTTTCACCGGAGACGCCTCACACCAACTCCGGACGCCCCTGACCTCGGTCCAGGGCCAGGTCGATCTGGCCTTGCGCCAGGACCGCTCGCCGGAGGAGTACCGTCGCGTCCTGACGCTCGTCCAGTCGAGAACCCGGCACCTTCGGCAGATCGTCGAGGGCCTGATGTTCCTCAGCCGGGCCGACGCCGAGGCGCGCCGGCCGGCGCTTGAGGAAGTGGCGATCGACGACTGGCTCAAGGCTCACCTCGACGCCTGGCCGGGACGAGGGCGGGTGGAGGTCGTTCATGACGAGGAGCCGTCGTCGACGCCCTGCCTGGTGCATGTTCACGGTCCCCTTCTGGGAGAACTCCTGAACAACCTTCTCGACAACGCCGCGAAGTACGGCCCTCCCGGTTCTCCTATCCAGGTTCGGCTTTCGCGTCGCGACGCGACGGTGGCGATCTCGGTTTCGGACGAAGGGCCGGGGATCGAGCCGGCCGAGATCGCCCGCCTGTTTGAGCCTTTCTACCGAACCGAGTCGGCTCGCCTGAAGGGGGCGCCGGGGGTCGGCCTGGGGTTGTCGGTGGCCGCGAGGATCGCCGCAGTCTTCGGTGGGCGGATCACCGTCGAGAACGCGGCTGGACGCGGGGCGACGTTCACCGTTCATCTACCGATCAGCGAACGGCCGACGTCGGAAATCGTTCGTCCAGAGCCAGATTCAGTTCCAGCACGTTGA
- a CDS encoding potassium-transporting ATPase subunit C, which translates to MKNNIRASLILLLATVVLCCGLYPLALFGVGRLLFPSAAAGSLIEGKGGAGSQGSRLIAQPFTAPEYFWPRPSAASYNATASGGSNWGANNPKLRDRVCQQIGPILVYKQGSRSAGAGPKPRTPQQDIDAWFAAVPDRAAAWASASSTGPVNWARTDLSGEAYGLQGEYIRQWANEHPEVLEAWKKSNPNADAPKPEDLVTPFFASFARVHPGRWPGVVEVAQTDGTKVKRIEPVASDPAVHANFFDLWVSDPANRDKAADLEPVIADMVTTSGSGLDPHITLRNALSVYQLDRVAAKRAPSDSEADSTRAEIEKLVRAHAFTPLAGLVGEPLVNVLELNLALDERFPTSAVR; encoded by the coding sequence GTGAAGAACAATATCCGCGCAAGTTTGATTTTGCTGCTGGCCACGGTCGTTCTATGTTGCGGACTGTACCCGCTGGCGTTATTCGGCGTGGGACGCCTGCTCTTCCCGAGCGCCGCCGCGGGGAGTCTGATCGAGGGGAAGGGCGGAGCAGGATCACAGGGCTCCCGGCTGATCGCGCAGCCCTTCACCGCGCCCGAGTATTTCTGGCCCCGGCCGTCGGCGGCCTCATACAATGCGACGGCGTCCGGAGGGAGCAACTGGGGTGCGAACAACCCTAAGCTCCGCGATCGCGTCTGCCAGCAAATCGGCCCGATCCTCGTCTACAAGCAAGGCTCACGATCGGCCGGCGCCGGCCCGAAGCCGCGAACGCCTCAGCAAGACATCGACGCCTGGTTCGCCGCCGTCCCCGATCGCGCAGCGGCCTGGGCCTCGGCTTCGTCGACCGGCCCGGTGAACTGGGCTCGAACCGACCTCTCCGGCGAGGCCTACGGCCTCCAGGGCGAGTACATCCGCCAATGGGCGAATGAACACCCCGAGGTGCTCGAAGCCTGGAAAAAATCGAACCCCAACGCGGACGCTCCGAAGCCCGAGGACCTGGTCACCCCGTTCTTCGCGAGCTTTGCCCGCGTTCATCCCGGCAGGTGGCCCGGCGTGGTGGAGGTCGCCCAGACCGACGGAACAAAGGTGAAGCGGATCGAGCCTGTCGCCTCCGACCCGGCCGTCCACGCCAACTTCTTTGACCTGTGGGTGAGCGACCCGGCGAACCGCGACAAGGCGGCCGACCTGGAACCCGTGATCGCCGACATGGTGACGACGTCCGGCTCGGGCCTCGACCCGCACATCACCCTGAGGAACGCGCTGTCCGTCTACCAGCTCGACCGCGTTGCGGCGAAGCGAGCCCCGAGCGATAGTGAGGCCGACTCGACTCGCGCTGAGATTGAAAAGCTCGTCCGCGCCCACGCTTTCACGCCCCTGGCAGGGCTCGTCGGCGAGCCGCTCGTCAACGTGCTGGAACTGAATCTGGCTCTGGACGAACGATTTCCGACGTCGGCCGTTCGCTGA